ATAAAGTTTAATATACTCATTTCCTCTAGCAGAAACATCCACAAGTAGGCGATGAATATGTTGAGTAGCACCTGAACGGGCATGGCTGTTTCCCCCTTTATTCAAACACGGCCTTAATATACAAGCTTGGATTCAACAATTCTTTCGCAGCTTGGTCTACGTAACCCGTAATCGCCTCAGCGCCAATTCCCATAGCAACACTAGCAACCGTCAATAGAGCGATTGGAAACAACAAGCCTTTCGTCGTCCCCTTCTCCTCATCAACGCTTAGAATCGTTTCGCCCCAGAAAGCGTTCATAAACAATTTAATCATCGAATACAGGATGAACAAGCTGGCCAGCAGCCCGATTGCTCCAAGCCAATAATAACCAGATTCAAAGACGCCTTGCGTCGTAAATACTTTACCAAGGAAACCGCTTAGCGGCGGAATCCCGACCATAGACAAAGCTGCAATGAAGAACATCCAGCCTAATTGGGGGTGAAGACGAATCAAGCCGCTAATTTTTCTCAAGTCGCTTGTACCTGTGAGATGAACAATCGTTCCCCCAATCATGAAAACAAGCCCCTTAATCAGCACATCGTGAATCAAATAATAAATAGACCCCGTTAGACCGGTGGTTGTAAAAGAGACGAGTCCAGTCATAATAAATCCAACGCTTATAACCACATTATAGGTTAATATTTTTCTCAAATCCCAAAAACCGATCGCTCCGAGTGCGCCTAGTACCATTGTAATAGCGGCTAATATCCCGATAAACAGATGGGTAATCTGCGGTTCATGATAAAAGATGAGCGTAAACATTCTGAAAATGGCGTATATCCCTACCTTAGTGAGCAATGCAGCGAAAATAGCAGCGATTGCCGTTGGGGGTACGCTATATGATCCGGGTAGCCAGAAAAAGAGCAATAATCCCGCTTTCATGGCGAAAACGATCAGGAATAATAATGCGACGGTAGTAATTAACCCATCCTGACCAATCTCTGCAATCCGCATCGATAAATGGGCGAGGTTCAATGTACCGGTCATAGAATATAAATAAGCAACACCAATCAAGAAGAACGCCGATGCAATAATGTTCGTAAAAATATATTTCAACGACTCGCGAAGCTGTCTCTGGGCTCCCCCCAATGTGATCAATACATAGGAAGCAATCAGAAACATTTCAAAAAAGACATATAAATTGAATAAGTCCCCTGTCAAGAACGAACCATTGACACCTGTAATCAAAAACAAAAATAGAGGATAGAAATATAGTTTTTCTTGTTTTCGGCCAATCGATGAAAAAGCATAAATTAAGCAACATACCGAGACGATAGAGGTAGCCAAAAGCAGCAAAGCACTGAACATATCACCGACGAGACTAATGCCGTAAGGCGCTTCCCAACCACCCAATTGTAAGGTTTGAATACCGCCATCTCTGATCTGATTCATCAATAGAACTGAAATGACACTGGTAGCTAGCAATGCAGCCAGACTAAGAATCCGCTGAAGCTTAATATTTTTCTGGAATATAATAAGGAGCATCCCCGTCAATAGAGGAATGATAACCGGCGCGATCAACAAATTATTCATTGCTCATCTCCCCTTAATTGCTCCATGTCATCCGTCCCGAAGCTTTGATAGGCGCGATAACATAAAACGAGTACTAGCGCTGTCACAGCAAAATTAATGACGATCGCAGTTAAAATTAATGCTTGAGGAATAGCATCCGTAAAATTCGCAACTTTCTCTCCCAGCAAAGGGGCGCTTCCCTTCTTCAGTCCACCAGAAGTGATGAGCAGCAGATTAACCGCATGGCCCACAATCGATGCTCCGAGCACAATTCGCAGTAGTTGCTTAGATAGAATCAAATAGGTTCCAATGGATATTAAAATGCCAACCAGTATGACCATTAGTGTCTCCATATTAACGATCCTCACTTATGCTTAGAATAATATTGACTGCGGTGCCTATAACAGCCAAAGCGACTCCGGTATCAAAAATCAAAGCAGACGCGAGCTCGGTATCTCCAAAGATCGGTAAATTATAATGACCGAAGACCTGGGTTAAAAACGGTTTGCCAAATACCACGCTCACCATTCCGGTTCCAATCGCAATCAATACGCCGATCGCCGAAAGCTTTTTGAAATCCACTCGAATATTTTCCCTGATCTTATCGATTCCAAAAGAAAGATACAGTAGGACAATAGATGATGCCATACTAAGCCCCCCAATGAATCCCCCTCCCGGATGATGGTGACCGTTCATAAATAGATAGATTGAGAAGGTCAATATAATCACGGCAGCTACTCGAGTTACACTTTTCAATATCACATCATTCGATTTCATTTTGCTCCCTCCTTTTGGAACGCTGATGAATGAATATATATACACCTAGTCCAGCAATGACCAGCACGGATATTTCCAGCATGGTATCGAATCCGCGGAAGTCCACTAATATAGCGTTGACAATATTTTTGGCGCCCGCCAGCTCAAAGGCATTCTCAAAAAATGATGATATTGGTTTAAATAATTTATGTCCATTCGCGGACAATGCGAGCAGTGTTACCGTTAGACCCATGGCGATCGATATGACCAGATTCGTTAGTTTGAAAGGAATCCTCTGGATGCTTTTCGTAAGCTTCGGTAAATGATAGAAGCACAGCAAGAACAGAACCGTTGTCACAGTCTCCACCACCATTTGCGTTAATGCCAGGTCAGGAGCCCTAAAGATAACAAAGAACATAGAAACCATATAACCTAAAGCGCCAAGTGCAACAATAGCCACAATCCGATTGCTGGCAAATAAGACAGTACCTGCGGAAATTATCATCCCGAGCACAAGCCCCACATCAAAAATACTGATGCCTGCATCACTTGTGAAATCGAACTGAATTCCATGGAGCAAAAGAAGCGAACTGATCAAAACAATGACAAAGAAAGAAAAAGTGTAGATCAGATAATGTCTCAGCGAGCCTGTCATATACCGACTCGTTAGGGATGCAGATAGCCTCTCCGTACCTGATAAGCCTTGATTGTACAAATGATTCAACGTTAAGCCCTGCGGATAATTTCGCATGACCTGGATCCATCCCTTCGCTGTTTTGAAGAGTAGGAGACCGACAACAATAACACCGAATGTCATTACAAGCTCCGTATTAATTCCATGCCATGCGCTGATTTTCAGGTCGTAAAGAGTCGTCGGCATATTCGGTAAAATCGAAGTTAATGCCGGGGTGAGTATATACTTGCCCAATACATTCGGGAAGAAGAAAATGAGTATAACGAGTAACGCCAAAATAGCTGGTGAAAACAGCATCCCCCAAGGCGCTTCATGCACTTTTCGTGTCAATTTTTCAGGACGATATTGTCCACCAAAGGTTTTGAATACAAAAATCATGCAATAAACAAAAGTAAATATGCTGGCTACCCAAGCAATGATCGGAAACAGGATACCCATGCTGCCCAAACCGAAAATACCGGCTTTTGACACTTCATTCACCGCTGCAAAAAACATTTCCTTACTCAAAAATCCGTTAAACGGCGGTAATCCCGCCATAGATAAACCGCCAATCAAAGCGATCGTAAACGTAATCGGCATGACTTGCATCAAACCGCCTAAATAGCGAATATCCCGTCGACCTGTCTCATGGTCAATAATTCCGACAACCATAAACAAACTGCCTTTAAAGGTCGAATGATTAAACAGATGGAATAGGGCAGCAAATGTAGCTACCGTGAAGATTGTGCCACTCTCACCAGGTCCAAAATAGACTGCTAAAGAGCCGACCCCAAGCAAACACATGATTAATCCCAATTGACTAATTGTAGAATAAGCTAACATCGCTTTTAGATCGGTTTGTCTTACCGCCGTCAAAGAACCATAGAGCAGCGTAATGATACCAATCCCCGCCACAAGCCAGAACCACACCGAGCTCCCCCCGAATATCGGAGTCATACGCGCCACTAAATAAATGCCAGCCTTGACCATTGTAGCCGAGTGGAGATAACTACTTACCGGAGTTGGTGCCTCCATCGCATCTGGTAACCAAATACCGAACGGAAATTGCGCGGATTTCGTAAATGCACCGAGCAAAACACATAGCATCGCAGGAATAAACAATACATGACTTTGTATAACCTCCAGATTAGCTAGCATTTCCCGAATGCTGTAGGTATCCGCCATCATGATTAGCATAATAAACCCCGCTAACATGCCGAAACCGCCAAGGACAGTAATCAATAGCGCCTTCTGGGCGCCTTGGCGTGAGCTCTTGCGCTCGTACCAATAGGAGATTAATAAGAAGGAAGAAACGCTCGTTAACTCCCAAAATCCATATAGGACTAGGAGGTTATCTGAGAATACTACCCCCAGCATAGCACCCATGAACATGAGCAAATAAATATAGAAGTTATGGAGAGCCTCTCGAACCTTAGACATATAAAATATAGAATAAATAATGACCAAGCTACCGACACCGCTGATGAGTAGACCAAATAACAGGCTGAGCCCATCCACATAGGAGATCATATTCAATTCAAGGGACGGAATCCAAGATAATGTATACTTATATGTGTCGCCTGCAGCTACACCGGGTATATACTGTAACAAATAGACAAAAATAGACACAGGTACTAGTAAAACGAACCATCCCGTATGTACTTTGCGATTGAAATACTTATATAAAAAGGGAACAAGTATTGCACTGATCAACGGGAGAAAAATATAGGTATAGAACATAGTCAAGCGTACTCCTCCTTATTCATGACTTGTGCTTCCGTATATACAGGTTGACTCTTGTCGCAACATCAACTATAGTCTTACATAGTTTATCGAGTCCTAATACTAATATTGAGGTGAAATACTTAAATGATTAACGTATATAATGAGAGCATTCTTGTTTGCGTTTATTATGGTCCCAATAGCGAAAGACTAATCAAACGTGGCTGTGCAATCGCTAATATAATGAAAGCTCCGCTGTATATATTGACCATTGATCCGAAACCATTCGACGAACTGGATGCCGAGAAATTACTATATATCGAACAATGGAAAGAATATGCCCACTCTAACGCTACGGCTCAATTTATCATGAAGGATAATGAAAGCCGCCCTGTCTCTAAGATCATTGCGGAAGTAGCTAGAGATAACAACATTACACAGATCATTCTTGGTCAAACAGCGCACAGCCGATGGGAACAAATTACAAAGGGGTCTATCATTAATTCTTTGGTACGCGAGATTCCCTTTGTCGATCTGCATATCGTTTCCGTAGCCCGTTATATTCGGGATGAAGAAGGTAATTATCAAAAGGGAATTCGTGCTTATTTGATTAAAGATGGGAAGAATTATCAGCTAACCTTCAGTCACAGAAAAGATACAGAATATGAAGGTATTTTCTTCAAAGAAGCTGATACTGATTTCGATAACGGAATTTTCCGTTTTATGAAAGATGCATCAACTTTACATGTTCTCGTAATTGACGGGATTGTCACTGAACTAACAAATGTAGATATTAATACAGCATTGGGTCTGGATGACTCTGTTAAGTAAAAGCTAATAATAAAACTTACCTTCTCCGCATGTTCCAAGCGGAGATTTTTTTGTATTTTCAAAACACAGATCTTTTATAAATTAACATCCACTTTAATTGTCCGCTTCTCAGTCCTGTCAATTCCCAGATACTTTAACGTTTCTGCTGTGGAATGATGATGCAAAATGGACTTTAAGATAGAGATGGCAACCCCTCTATAGTACGCATGGTAGCCAAAAGTCTTTCTAAGAGTATTCGTCCCGATTTTCTCAGATATTCCTACCTCCCTTGCCGAGTGGTTAATAATTCGGTACGCCTGTTGACGGGTGATCGGACGACAATCCTTTTTGGATTTAAACAAATAATCCTCGGATTTCCAATCGACGTTCGCTAAATACTCGCTTAATATCTCCGCGATCTTGCTGTTTAAGTAATAAGCCTTTTCTTCTCCTGTCTTTTCATCCTTAAGGTAAAGAAACTGTTTAGCATTCTGGCCATCCCAAACGTCCTGTACAGTAAGATTGAGCAAATCGAGGAGACTAATCCCGGTGTTAATTCCCAAAACAAAAAGCAACAGATCCCTTACAGAGTGTTTTCTCAACTCCTCTTTCATCGCTTGTATGGTTTTTACGTCCCGAATTGGATTAACAAATTGCACAGAGAATCCCTCCGAATAATGTTACTTAACTTAAGGTTAACAGATATTAAGTAACATAACAATTAAAAACTCGCTCTATTTTATAAAAAAAATGACGGAAAGCATGTCATAAAAAATAAAAACACGACATAAGAAGCTTTCAATTGAACATGATACCCAGTCGGACAAGCACCTAATCAACAAGCTCCGATACCCTTAAATATTCTAGAATCATTAATCAGCATCAAGCGCACAATTATCACCGGAAACAAACGCATTCACTATTCAGCGAGCAAATTTTCGGGCATAAAAAAACAGGCATACCGCTGTGGGCATACCTGCTTTGAAACAATTTATGAGATTAATAATTTTCCTACTCATTTCAGAATAGTTATCTATTAAACTGCCTATACATTTGAAAAAAAGGAAAAGTTATTTATCTTAACTCATTTAATCATTACATGCTGCGAAGTAATCTTTATGTTGTATGTATCGTTCAGTTAAAAGGCGTATTTCCTCTCTATAATAACTTGAATTGCGTCTAAGCCCGTAGAGAGGTAGTGTTTCTTGATGTCCATTTCATCACCTCTCGCCAGCCGCATTATAGATACTTTTGATAAAAACCATAGTTTGTCCAATACTCGATTTTTTCAACAATTGCCTTTGTACTCCTACCCCCAAAAAAATATTCCAATGGTTTTTCCCAATTATAATCCTTAATTAATAAAAGTTTATATGTACCGTTTTTATCGCTATCTGGATACCAACCCAAGTCAAGAACAAGATTATATTTACTATTGGTAAGTTGCAATAAATCTTCAACAAAATATGCACCAAAATCATTGCAGTTATCAGGTTCGCATTCATAAAAGTTATTAAATTCTACTGTCCATTCTCCCAGTAATCTTAATGGTTGAATTTCAAATGGCTTATTCATAAATCTCACCTCATTTATACTAGAGATATATGTCCTAAATTGCCCATTAACATTAATCAAAATGGCAGATAATAGTCTAGTCTGCTACAGCGATATCTTTATTCAACTATCGTGTCCCGTTCGAATTCAAGCGTTTCGATAGAGCATACATGAATTATCAATTAGGGCGTACTATCCTTCACAAATAATAATATCACTTATTGGAACCACCCTGCCCTTTAACTTAATTAAATATCCTTATGTATATGAATAAAAAGACAGCTAAGGCAATTTAATCGTCCTAGCTGTCCTTTTATTAACTAGACCAAAGTGTGACTGCAAATCCACCAACTAAGTATATTTTATTCGTTTTTAGTAAAGTAAGGTTGGTGGAGGCGAGGGGAGCCGAACCCTATCCGAAAATATCGCCACACAGGCATCTACGGGTGTAGTCACGGTTTTGATGTCACCTTAGCAGAGCCACGTTTATAATTGACAAAGTTCTTTTGAGATGATAATTTGGCGTATTACCCATTTTATGGGTCATGTTATGAGGGGGGCTTTATATGCTTTTACCTTTACACGAACGATTCGTAAATCAAGCAAAAGAAAAACTTAGTCAAGATCGACGAGTTTGGGGTCTCCTTGCTGGTGGTTCCATGATGACGAAGACCATGGATGAGTATAGCGATTTAGACCTTATCATCGTATATGACTCAGCATACCAAGCACAAATCATGAATGAGCGGCTCCTCATTGCAGAGGAATTGGGCAAGTTGCTTTCTGGATTCACTGGTGAACACGTTGGTGAGCCTCGTTTGGTAATTTGCTTATACGGACCAGAACCTCTGCATGTCGATCTCAAGTTCGTTACATTGGAAGAGCTTAAAATACGAATCGAAAACCCTCTTATTTTATGGGAGAAAGATCAGGAAATCAGTAAAATTTTTGAAGAAACCTCCCCCTCATATCCATACCCAAGTGCACAATGGATTGAGGACCGCTTCTGGGTCTGGATCCATTACGGTGCAACGAAGTTAGGGAGAGGAGAATGGTTTGAGTTAATCGACAATATTACATTCATTCGTAGTGTTGTAATAGGCCCATTGGTTTTAATGAAAAATGGTCAGCTTCCTAGAGGCGTTAGAAAGCTGGAACAACATGGCATCATCGAAATAGAAGAACTAAAAAAGACGATCCCTTTACACGATTTCGAGAGTTGCTACCATGCGTTAAAAAGCACTATTCACATATATAAAAGCTTGCGTCAACATTCTAATGTGCTTGTAAAAGAAGAAGCGGAACATGTTTCTATTGCTTACCTTGAAAAGGTGTATGCTTCGTTGATTAATTAGAATGTAACAAGAGCACCTAATACGGTGCTCCTATTTAATTGGAATATATATATCCAGCCCATTGGTGGAATGGCCTTTTATAAACTCGTAGCACTCAATGGTATCCAGTTCAGCGACCTCATAGCCCGAATCAGGCAACCAAACTCCATATATATATTGATAGATGTCTTTTAAGTGATCCTTATAATTACAATGAGTAAAGACCGCATACTTTGAGCTTGGAATCGTTCTTTTTATCATCCCCAAAGGGACTTGGTCAGATTGAGCAACCGAGAATGATGACGTGTCTGCTCGTCTCTGATGTAACCGATGTCCTATATTGGCCTTTTCATAGAGAACAATATTATCTTTACATCTTCTGTACCTGCCAGGTGTTATTCCAAACATTTTCATAAAAGCACGGATATAGGTTTCTTGTGAATCAAAACCGTACTCCATGGCAATCTCAATGATTCTTTTTTCGCTGGCAAGCAATTCAATTGCACTCTGACTTAACCTTCGTTTACGAATATATTCTTTCACTGATTCCCCAACCATGCCTCGAAAAATCCGATAAAAATGAGTAACCGAAAAAAATGCCTGCTCTGCAAGATTATTTGGGCTGAGATCTTCTTTTAAATGTATTTCAATGAAATCAATTGTTTTGATTATCTTATCGTAGTAATTCATATCATCATCCAGTTACACTCATTTTTCATTAATTGGAAGCCAAAACTCACAACAATTTCCTTTATCCGATTTTCTGGGCGGGTAAGCTTCTATTTCCGGTACATATGCATGAACATACAGGGAATTGGGGAGCCACTCCCCAAAGGCATACATTTCAGCCTCAATTAAGGCTTCAGCAGTTTCTCCGTAATTTTCAAAGATTGCCCAGGTCGAAGCAGGCACCGTAAATCCCTCCAAGTCCCAACCCTTCAGGGCATGGCCACTCTCGGTCGCGACGTAAAACCAGAAACTTATATTTAATGGATTCTTCTCCACACGTGAAACACCTATACAATAACTGTTAGTGACCGTCTCTGCAAGATTATTATGATTATTATGAAATAACTCTACTAAACCCTCTTGTCTGCATTTTTCCCAAAATTGGCTGAACATTGCGTTATCCTGTTCTACCCAGATCTTACGACCATAAATCTTGAATTCTCTCTTGTTTTCAATTCTAACCGTTACCATATCATCAACTCCTCTTGGCCTGTACCGTGAGTATACCTAATTTAGCCAAATTTTTATTGATGTTTCATACCATAAACGCAGCCGTGGAGTTGTCCCAGTAGGTGTTCAAAGCGTTAGCTATATCCCAGTGCTATTAACATAATAAATCCACAATTCGCCCTCTTACTTGTCGCAAATCGAACAGTTGAGAATATGTGTCGACAACTATCAAAGGAAACTGTAGGATAATGGAGAGTAATATTGAACAACATTTGAAATTAGGGGTATTTTGTCGAATGACATTCAGGGAACTAGGACGCCTAGGGAGAGGAACTGCTTCATGATAAAACTTAAAAACCACCTGGCAGTAAAATTATCCATTAGTATTCTGGTGCTACTCATCATCTTGTCCGCCACTTTCATTTACATGCAAATTCAGAACACCAAGAAGGCTAGCAATGAAACGATCGGCAACTTCAGTATTCACGTAGCCGAAGCCTACGCGCAACGATTCGACTTGAAAGCCTACAAAGAATTCCTGAAAGATCCGAAAGAGAACGATCTGTATTGGAGCATTCGCGCAGAGTTGGATCAATTCCGCTCGCAGATCGGCGCGCTGTATATGTACACCTTTATGATCGACGACGAAAAGAAATCTATCCTGCTCATTGACGGTGAGTCAAAAGAATCGGATTCCGCATCGCCGATCGGGGAAGTCTCCGATGTGCCAAATGCATCTATTAGTGCGTTGCTGAGCGGGAAATCGTCGAAGACCGACGTAATCCACAACCCCATGTACGGGGATTATATTTCTTCCTATGTGCCTCTTCGCGATTCGGATGGAACGATTATCGGAATGCTAGGAATTGATACTGATGTATCCGTTGCGTCCGCTATTCATCAGAAAGTCATGAAGAATAGCATCCCCTTATTCATACTGATGGGAAGTTTAACCTTACTTGTCTTTATTCTAATCGCGTGGTTCATGTCCCGTTCTCTGCGGCCTTTGCGTCTTATCGTAGGCAGCGCGGAAGCAATCGCTCGCGGCGATCTTGCAGAAGCAAAGACGCTTCTACTGTCCAAGAACGTGAAGTCCGGCGATGAAATCGGACAAGCATACTCCGCTATGAATAAGATGCTAGAGAGACTGGGAGGTACCCTTGGAGATGTCCTTGGTAATATTACGAAAACGACGGATGATCTCGTCCATTCCACCGAGCAGTTCAGCTTGGAGGTAAACCAACTGGTCTCCTTAAACCAACAGCTCGAGCAATCCATGACGGAACTTGCAGATGGAGCACAACACCAACGTATCGCGTCTGAAGATAGCGCAAAATCTATGGAGGAAATTACGCATGCCATCCAACGGGTGTCCGAGGCTTCCGCCGACGTATCCAATGCTTCCGGCGAAGCACTGGATACGGTGGAGCACGGGCGTAGCTCCATCAATGGATTGAAGGAGCAAGTCTCTTTCATGTCCGATGTCGTCAAGCAGACAACAACCTCCGTGCAAGCGCTTAATACTTACATGTTAGAGATCGAGCCTGTCCTCAAATCCATTGCCAGCATTGCCGACCTCACCAAACTGCTTGCGCTTAATGCTTCAATTGAAGCGGCTAGAGCAGGCGAGCACGGTTCGGGATTTGCCGTCGTTGCTGGCGAAGTACGCAAGCTAGCGGAAGCTTCTTCGGTTTCTACGGCGCATATTACTTCACTTCTACACCAAATCCAACAGGAATCCACACAAATCGGAGCATGGATGCTGAAGGAAAGCGATGAGATGGCGAAAAGCGCAGAGTTATTCAATCAAGTGGAATCGCTGTTCAACCATACGGCTGATCGGTTCCTGATCGTCAACGGCCAGATTCAAGATATTACGGCGGCTGCCCAAGAGATATCGGCCGGCTCCGAGGAAGTCGCTGCATCAGTCGAGCAAATTTCTCAAATCTCCTTAGTGGCTGCAGAACACGCGACGGCGATCCAATCGATGTCGGCCAATCAGTTAAAGGCCACGAAACGCATTGCCGAGACGACAAAGCAGCTTGAGACAAGGACGACCGGCCTGGAAGAAGCGGTGCTGAAATTCAAACTGTAGGCTGCTCCGGCTATCGTTGAAAAGCAAAATCCACAACCATACATGAAGTGCCCCCATAAAGTTAGTTAAGTTATATTATTAAGCAAAACTAAAAGGCATGAGACCGGTACAGTACCGGTCTCATGCCTTTTAGTTTTGCTTTGATTCGCTTGTGATTGTAATAATCAATATATTTAGAAAGCTCTTGTTTAAATTGTTCGACACTTTCAAATTCCTTTTAATACAGGATAATCCCACGTTTAGAAACAAGGAAAAACGTGAGCCTAGAGCCAATTATGTACGTGAGATAATATAACCGAATCCCCCCTTATACGATCGATTTAGCGCAACGAGGCTGCCGATCCATGCCGGCAACCTCGTCTGCGATGTATAATCAACAATAGTTCCCCGTTAGAGTTTAATGATTCATACTTTAATCGCACAATTCAAGTCTGTTTCGTAATTTTGCAATTCCTTTTGAAAGTTCGTTACGATTCTTTCCGCTCTTAATCCAATCAGGAAGCCTGCTCGCCAAACTCTGATTTTTATTGGGGATTCTTTCACGTAGCGAAGCATTGATATAACCATCCATAAAATCTAAATGCTCTATATTATAAGCCCAAAGCAAATTTCCGCAGCAATTAGTCCTCATCCAAAGATTCAGACCCATAAAAGTCCCGTTTCCCCACGTTCCAATCATCGGATCACTCAAAACACCACAACGTTTACATTGTAGAATATATCCGAATTTACCTTCAATTTTTCTTATCCCTTTAGCGCTTTTCATACAATGGGGACACTCAATGAGAATGTTATGTTCGAATAAAAAATCGTAAATTATTTCGCCAGTATCTTTGAATCTTGAATCAGTCATAAAATTAATTTCCTTTTTTTATTTGTTTTCTTCACTTACATCCTTTAATCCATATCTTAGCATGAAGTGTTCAAGAAAACTGCCTCTTAGTTGAACAAAAGCAGCCGATCATTGCGACCGACTGTTTCGTGTGTCATTATTCAGCACTCGTTCTCGGTTTGCTTAATCTGAAGATTAAACATCCAATCCTAATTGTTCAATTAGAAAATCACCTTGTTCGATTTTCAACGTTTTCTTTTCTAAACTATACACCCACCCATTTGCAATTGCATATGTAATCAAACGTCCGCAATTCTTTGGCTTATGAGGGTTGAAGTGAAAACTGTCTTTCCAAGTAAATAATACTTCGAAATATGAGGTTTTGGATGAATATACCTTAAAATTGACAAATTCATTAATTAATGGCCTACTCTGCCCGTTCAATATTTCTTCCTTCGTCAATCGAAAATGTTTCGACTCTAAACATGTAACTGATTATTTCCGACTAATGACCGTAGTTTCATGAAATATCTTTTTTTACCGCGAAACTTATTCAAGTTGATCCTCCAAAAAGTTAATTTTTGTTAATCAAATAATAC
This portion of the Cohnella abietis genome encodes:
- a CDS encoding Na+/H+ antiporter subunit D, which translates into the protein MNNLLIAPVIIPLLTGMLLIIFQKNIKLQRILSLAALLATSVISVLLMNQIRDGGIQTLQLGGWEAPYGISLVGDMFSALLLLATSIVSVCCLIYAFSSIGRKQEKLYFYPLFLFLITGVNGSFLTGDLFNLYVFFEMFLIASYVLITLGGAQRQLRESLKYIFTNIIASAFFLIGVAYLYSMTGTLNLAHLSMRIAEIGQDGLITTVALLFLIVFAMKAGLLLFFWLPGSYSVPPTAIAAIFAALLTKVGIYAIFRMFTLIFYHEPQITHLFIGILAAITMVLGALGAIGFWDLRKILTYNVVISVGFIMTGLVSFTTTGLTGSIYYLIHDVLIKGLVFMIGGTIVHLTGTSDLRKISGLIRLHPQLGWMFFIAALSMVGIPPLSGFLGKVFTTQGVFESGYYWLGAIGLLASLFILYSMIKLFMNAFWGETILSVDEEKGTTKGLLFPIALLTVASVAMGIGAEAITGYVDQAAKELLNPSLYIKAVFE
- a CDS encoding Na(+)/H(+) antiporter subunit C — translated: METLMVILVGILISIGTYLILSKQLLRIVLGASIVGHAVNLLLITSGGLKKGSAPLLGEKVANFTDAIPQALILTAIVINFAVTALVLVLCYRAYQSFGTDDMEQLRGDEQ
- a CDS encoding Na(+)/H(+) antiporter subunit B, with translation MKSNDVILKSVTRVAAVIILTFSIYLFMNGHHHPGGGFIGGLSMASSIVLLYLSFGIDKIRENIRVDFKKLSAIGVLIAIGTGMVSVVFGKPFLTQVFGHYNLPIFGDTELASALIFDTGVALAVIGTAVNIILSISEDR
- a CDS encoding Na+/H+ antiporter subunit A; translation: MFYTYIFLPLISAILVPFLYKYFNRKVHTGWFVLLVPVSIFVYLLQYIPGVAAGDTYKYTLSWIPSLELNMISYVDGLSLLFGLLISGVGSLVIIYSIFYMSKVREALHNFYIYLLMFMGAMLGVVFSDNLLVLYGFWELTSVSSFLLISYWYERKSSRQGAQKALLITVLGGFGMLAGFIMLIMMADTYSIREMLANLEVIQSHVLFIPAMLCVLLGAFTKSAQFPFGIWLPDAMEAPTPVSSYLHSATMVKAGIYLVARMTPIFGGSSVWFWLVAGIGIITLLYGSLTAVRQTDLKAMLAYSTISQLGLIMCLLGVGSLAVYFGPGESGTIFTVATFAALFHLFNHSTFKGSLFMVVGIIDHETGRRDIRYLGGLMQVMPITFTIALIGGLSMAGLPPFNGFLSKEMFFAAVNEVSKAGIFGLGSMGILFPIIAWVASIFTFVYCMIFVFKTFGGQYRPEKLTRKVHEAPWGMLFSPAILALLVILIFFFPNVLGKYILTPALTSILPNMPTTLYDLKISAWHGINTELVMTFGVIVVGLLLFKTAKGWIQVMRNYPQGLTLNHLYNQGLSGTERLSASLTSRYMTGSLRHYLIYTFSFFVIVLISSLLLLHGIQFDFTSDAGISIFDVGLVLGMIISAGTVLFASNRIVAIVALGALGYMVSMFFVIFRAPDLALTQMVVETVTTVLFLLCFYHLPKLTKSIQRIPFKLTNLVISIAMGLTVTLLALSANGHKLFKPISSFFENAFELAGAKNIVNAILVDFRGFDTMLEISVLVIAGLGVYIFIHQRSKRREQNEIE
- a CDS encoding universal stress protein → MINVYNESILVCVYYGPNSERLIKRGCAIANIMKAPLYILTIDPKPFDELDAEKLLYIEQWKEYAHSNATAQFIMKDNESRPVSKIIAEVARDNNITQIILGQTAHSRWEQITKGSIINSLVREIPFVDLHIVSVARYIRDEEGNYQKGIRAYLIKDGKNYQLTFSHRKDTEYEGIFFKEADTDFDNGIFRFMKDASTLHVLVIDGIVTELTNVDINTALGLDDSVK
- a CDS encoding tyrosine-type recombinase/integrase, whose translation is MQFVNPIRDVKTIQAMKEELRKHSVRDLLLFVLGINTGISLLDLLNLTVQDVWDGQNAKQFLYLKDEKTGEEKAYYLNSKIAEILSEYLANVDWKSEDYLFKSKKDCRPITRQQAYRIINHSAREVGISEKIGTNTLRKTFGYHAYYRGVAISILKSILHHHSTAETLKYLGIDRTEKRTIKVDVNL
- a CDS encoding nucleotidyltransferase domain-containing protein, which produces MLLPLHERFVNQAKEKLSQDRRVWGLLAGGSMMTKTMDEYSDLDLIIVYDSAYQAQIMNERLLIAEELGKLLSGFTGEHVGEPRLVICLYGPEPLHVDLKFVTLEELKIRIENPLILWEKDQEISKIFEETSPSYPYPSAQWIEDRFWVWIHYGATKLGRGEWFELIDNITFIRSVVIGPLVLMKNGQLPRGVRKLEQHGIIEIEELKKTIPLHDFESCYHALKSTIHIYKSLRQHSNVLVKEEAEHVSIAYLEKVYASLIN
- a CDS encoding AraC family transcriptional regulator, whose product is MNYYDKIIKTIDFIEIHLKEDLSPNNLAEQAFFSVTHFYRIFRGMVGESVKEYIRKRRLSQSAIELLASEKRIIEIAMEYGFDSQETYIRAFMKMFGITPGRYRRCKDNIVLYEKANIGHRLHQRRADTSSFSVAQSDQVPLGMIKRTIPSSKYAVFTHCNYKDHLKDIYQYIYGVWLPDSGYEVAELDTIECYEFIKGHSTNGLDIYIPIK